The following are encoded together in the Gemmobacter sp. genome:
- a CDS encoding branched-chain amino acid ABC transporter permease, with amino-acid sequence MTRYSTFAPALSILGLALIAGLVVTGNLFWVDTSILMAIYALLALSVGVSFGQCGILSVAQAAFAALGAYATAILTTRFGASPWLGLAAAMILPAAFAYPFARLVTNMSHLGLAMATMLFGHMFDIAVREGGPFTGGYIGISGLPPLPVPYAPVWHHALVWGIVALVVLSLSLLQASPYGAALKSVRTDALRAEADGIDVAHARSVALSLSAAIAGLGGWLYAHYISYLAPESLGASISISVLLMAMVGGVATIFGPVLGAVVLTLLSTLLPGAESAGMFYGGALLLVLLIAPKGLMSLRDWHPLTATHKGRSAK; translated from the coding sequence ATGACGCGGTACTCCACCTTTGCCCCGGCGCTGAGCATTCTGGGGCTGGCCCTGATCGCCGGGCTGGTCGTCACCGGCAACCTGTTCTGGGTCGATACCTCGATCCTGATGGCGATCTATGCGCTGCTGGCGCTGTCGGTGGGCGTGTCCTTCGGCCAATGCGGGATCCTGTCGGTCGCGCAGGCCGCCTTTGCCGCGCTGGGTGCCTATGCGACGGCGATCCTGACCACGCGGTTCGGCGCCTCGCCCTGGCTGGGGCTGGCGGCGGCGATGATCCTGCCAGCGGCCTTCGCCTATCCCTTTGCGCGGCTGGTCACCAACATGTCCCATCTGGGGCTGGCCATGGCGACTATGCTCTTCGGTCATATGTTTGACATCGCCGTACGCGAGGGCGGGCCCTTTACCGGTGGCTATATCGGCATCTCGGGCCTGCCACCGCTGCCGGTGCCGTATGCGCCCGTCTGGCATCACGCGCTGGTCTGGGGGATCGTCGCGCTGGTGGTGCTGTCGCTGTCGCTGCTGCAGGCCTCGCCCTATGGCGCGGCGCTGAAATCGGTGCGGACCGACGCGCTGCGGGCCGAGGCCGACGGGATCGACGTGGCGCATGCCCGGTCGGTCGCGCTGAGCCTCTCGGCCGCGATCGCCGGTCTCGGTGGCTGGCTCTATGCGCATTACATCTCGTATCTCGCGCCGGAATCTCTGGGGGCCAGCATCTCCATTTCGGTCCTGTTGATGGCCATGGTCGGCGGTGTGGCAACGATCTTCGGCCCGGTGCTGGGCGCGGTCGTTCTGACTCTGCTGTCAACGCTGCTGCCGGGGGCCGAAAGCGCCGGAATGTTCTATGGCGGCGCGCTGCTGCTGGTGCTGCTGATCGCGCCCAAGGGCCTGATGAGCCTGCGCGACTGGCATCCCCTGACCGCCACCCACAAAGGCAGGAGTGCGAAATGA
- a CDS encoding branched-chain amino acid ABC transporter permease: protein MSAMEILEFVLRGLLLGVTYGVIAIPICLVFVSTGTVDMAMGAYVVLAAAISFTLAGPLGMAAAVLAAIAAAAVVGVLSALLMRRYAGEKMIVILASFGFAIMLESLVLTVFGNNPFVQSSGAGTLRLAGILLSKQSLLAAGIGLVLAGGVYLLLYRSALGRLMRAGADNARGAAIAGIAVGRVQLFTFMLTGALAGIAGLLLLNGPGVMFSSAIPLTITGLGAAIIFGFSRPLMGFVGGLIFGVAESLSAGFAPPGWATLLPLLFIFSVLAIRSLRGSDLAGGRA, encoded by the coding sequence ATGAGCGCCATGGAGATCCTGGAATTCGTGCTGCGCGGCCTCTTGCTGGGCGTGACCTATGGCGTGATCGCCATTCCGATCTGTCTGGTCTTCGTCTCGACCGGGACCGTGGACATGGCGATGGGCGCCTATGTCGTGCTGGCGGCGGCGATCAGTTTCACGCTGGCCGGCCCGCTGGGCATGGCGGCGGCGGTGCTGGCGGCGATTGCCGCGGCCGCGGTGGTGGGCGTGCTGTCGGCGCTGCTGATGCGACGCTATGCGGGCGAGAAGATGATCGTCATCCTGGCCAGTTTCGGCTTTGCCATCATGCTGGAAAGCCTGGTGCTGACCGTCTTCGGCAACAATCCCTTCGTGCAGAGCAGCGGCGCCGGGACGCTGCGGCTCGCCGGGATCCTGCTGTCCAAACAATCCCTGCTGGCGGCCGGGATCGGACTGGTGCTGGCGGGCGGGGTCTATCTGCTGCTCTATCGCAGCGCCCTGGGACGGCTGATGCGCGCCGGTGCCGACAATGCGCGGGGCGCGGCCATCGCCGGGATCGCGGTTGGCCGGGTGCAGCTTTTCACCTTCATGCTCACGGGCGCGCTGGCCGGGATCGCCGGGCTGTTGCTGCTGAACGGGCCGGGGGTCATGTTCTCGTCGGCCATCCCGCTGACCATCACCGGCCTCGGCGCGGCGATCATCTTCGGCTTCAGCCGGCCGCTGATGGGCTTTGTCGGCGGGCTGATCTTTGGCGTGGCGGAATCGCTGAGCGCCGGGTTCGCGCCGCCCGGCTGGGCGACGCTGCTGCCCCTGCTGTTCATCTTCTCGGTCCTGGCGATCCGCTCGCTGCGCGGGTCGGATCTGGCGGGGGGCCGGGCATGA
- a CDS encoding glycoside hydrolase family 88 protein: MDHAEIRELVGLVTGFMLRNAEERDFWEKSVALTGILAWNDPAAVDAAGRWIDRAVATQNSDGNLNYADAADGLPGHIKTFTPTAPLTSSLAHPLLRYYQRTGNSAYLEAAELQMQALMATKRTSNGGFWSRGEGPELWIDMVYLMAPFLVLYGQIKDDPRYLDEAVLQHRAAVERLVDPFTGLTRHAWCEVPNHYPQSTFWARGNGWLIAVTVDLLETMGEHPARDFIAGTGLRTIRKMAEYQDRSGFFRHILDGPGSKKEASATLIYAYAVAKAVRLGLLDDGWLDSAWRAFRVVAGSVRPDGMVPGVAVPPGGPGVPFAWAPFGQGFFLLAAHELLGLAGGE; this comes from the coding sequence ATGGATCACGCCGAGATCAGGGAACTGGTCGGGCTCGTCACGGGCTTCATGCTGCGCAATGCCGAGGAACGGGATTTCTGGGAGAAATCCGTGGCCCTGACCGGCATTCTGGCCTGGAACGATCCTGCGGCGGTCGATGCGGCCGGGCGTTGGATCGACCGGGCCGTGGCCACGCAGAACAGCGACGGCAATCTGAACTATGCCGATGCGGCGGACGGTTTGCCGGGGCATATCAAGACCTTCACCCCGACGGCGCCGCTGACCTCCAGCCTGGCCCATCCGCTGCTGCGCTATTACCAGCGCACCGGCAATTCCGCGTATTTGGAGGCCGCCGAACTACAGATGCAGGCCCTGATGGCGACCAAACGCACCTCGAACGGGGGGTTCTGGTCGCGGGGCGAGGGGCCGGAACTGTGGATCGACATGGTCTATCTGATGGCGCCCTTCCTGGTGCTCTATGGCCAGATCAAGGACGACCCGCGCTATCTGGACGAGGCCGTGCTGCAACACCGTGCTGCCGTCGAGCGGCTGGTCGATCCCTTTACCGGCCTGACCCGTCACGCCTGGTGCGAGGTGCCGAACCACTACCCGCAATCGACCTTCTGGGCGCGCGGCAACGGCTGGCTGATCGCCGTCACCGTCGATCTGCTGGAGACGATGGGCGAGCATCCGGCGCGCGATTTCATCGCCGGGACCGGGCTGCGCACGATCCGCAAGATGGCGGAATATCAGGATCGGTCGGGTTTCTTCCGGCACATCCTGGACGGGCCGGGCAGCAAGAAAGAGGCTTCGGCCACGCTGATCTACGCCTACGCGGTGGCCAAGGCGGTGCGGCTGGGCCTTCTGGACGATGGCTGGCTGGACAGCGCCTGGCGTGCCTTCCGCGTCGTCGCGGGGTCGGTGCGGCCCGATGGCATGGTGCCGGGCGTCGCCGTACCACCGGGCGGACCCGGCGTGCCCTTCGCCTGGGCACCCTTCGGACAGGGGTTCTTCCTGCTGGCGGCGCACGAACTGCTCGGTCTGGCCGGGGGGGAATGA
- a CDS encoding TetR/AcrR family transcriptional regulator has translation MTQKRARKTKHELSRETTVALIKQATTDLFVERGYQNCTIEAIARQLGMTKGAVYHYYASKDEIIASILDEIEASIFASIEKAGSLDDASAERRLVVFLNAQASYAMHNPKAFCLLVLCLVSFAGTELVVDKVRDIFDRLETIIREIVAEGAAAAEFSAGIDPVSLARSIVGAYAGNVIAWQRAGFAPEIGRALVTELRQMILARIRS, from the coding sequence ATGACCCAGAAGCGGGCCCGCAAGACCAAGCACGAGCTGTCGCGCGAGACGACGGTGGCGCTGATCAAACAGGCGACAACCGACCTTTTCGTCGAGCGGGGCTATCAAAACTGCACTATCGAAGCGATCGCCCGGCAGCTCGGCATGACAAAGGGCGCAGTGTATCACTACTACGCATCGAAGGACGAAATCATTGCCTCCATTCTCGACGAGATCGAGGCAAGCATCTTCGCATCAATCGAAAAGGCGGGCAGCCTGGATGACGCCAGCGCCGAGCGGCGGCTGGTTGTTTTCCTGAACGCCCAGGCCAGTTATGCGATGCATAATCCCAAAGCGTTTTGTCTGCTTGTGCTGTGCCTGGTCAGTTTTGCCGGGACCGAGCTGGTGGTGGACAAGGTCCGCGACATTTTCGACCGGCTGGAAACCATCATCCGCGAGATCGTGGCCGAAGGCGCTGCCGCTGCCGAGTTTTCGGCCGGGATTGACCCGGTTTCGCTCGCGCGGAGCATCGTCGGCGCCTATGCGGGCAACGTCATCGCTTGGCAGCGTGCGGGTTTTGCACCCGAAATCGGCCGGGCGCTGGTCACCGAATTGCGCCAGATGATTCTGGCGCGTATCAGGTCCTAG
- a CDS encoding ISL3 family transposase — protein MASWFSRRDFLPAGLKADQVELDGNTIRVHAHSSDAAAACPRCGTISRHVHSRYRRRPADLPAHGRAVELVLLVRRFRCQTLRCSARIFAERFPSEVTQPHMRRTSRLQGLVRHLGLALGGRPAQALARRLLLPVSKDTFLRSVRDMADEDTAIPRVIGIDDWAWRKGQRYGTLICDLERRQVIDLLPDREPATVEAWLRARPGIQIVARDRNGGYGAAVSRALPEAIQVADRWHLLENASAAFLAAVQRSMPAIRKAIGAKTLDPKLLTAAERLQYEGYHRRQQTNQIVRKMADEGLAIKRIVRSTGLSRKLVRQILRGEREDVFRIRESSLTPWLPRLEQEWSGGCLNGAELWRRLRADGFRGSLRVVSEWATRQRRAEQAVPNGTGKSPPARRIAALLTMGRDHLSRADAVQVARIEAALPALATARALTDRFTDMVRNARGDALAAWLDEAEASMIAPFACGLRSDCAAVAAALREPWSNGQTEGQINRLKTLKRQMYGRANIDLLRARLVAAS, from the coding sequence ATGGCGTCATGGTTTTCGCGACGAGATTTTCTGCCAGCAGGGCTTAAGGCCGATCAGGTTGAGCTTGATGGCAATACGATCCGTGTCCACGCTCACTCTTCCGATGCTGCGGCGGCCTGTCCGCGCTGTGGCACCATCTCACGCCATGTCCACAGCAGGTATCGGCGCCGGCCAGCCGATCTTCCCGCCCATGGGCGGGCCGTGGAACTGGTCCTGCTGGTCCGCCGCTTTCGCTGCCAGACCCTGCGTTGTTCTGCCAGGATCTTCGCCGAGCGATTTCCGTCGGAGGTTACTCAGCCGCATATGCGGCGTACGTCACGCCTGCAGGGGCTGGTGCGTCATCTCGGTCTTGCTCTCGGCGGACGCCCCGCGCAGGCACTTGCCCGACGTCTTCTGCTGCCGGTGAGCAAAGACACCTTCCTTCGCAGCGTGCGGGACATGGCGGATGAGGATACTGCGATCCCGCGCGTGATTGGCATCGATGACTGGGCGTGGCGCAAGGGACAGCGCTACGGCACGCTGATCTGCGATCTTGAACGGCGGCAGGTGATCGATCTGCTGCCTGACCGTGAGCCCGCCACCGTGGAAGCCTGGCTCCGTGCGCGTCCCGGCATCCAGATTGTCGCCCGCGACCGCAACGGCGGCTACGGCGCTGCTGTTTCGCGTGCCCTGCCAGAAGCCATTCAGGTCGCCGATCGTTGGCATCTGCTCGAGAATGCAAGCGCCGCGTTCCTGGCCGCCGTGCAGCGGAGCATGCCCGCCATCCGCAAGGCGATCGGTGCGAAGACGCTCGATCCGAAGCTGCTGACGGCCGCGGAAAGGCTACAATACGAAGGCTATCACCGCCGCCAACAGACCAATCAGATAGTGCGGAAGATGGCCGATGAGGGCCTTGCCATCAAACGTATCGTCCGCTCGACCGGGCTCAGCCGCAAGCTCGTTCGCCAGATCCTGCGCGGGGAACGTGAAGATGTGTTCCGCATCCGCGAGAGCAGCCTGACCCCGTGGCTGCCGCGGCTGGAACAGGAGTGGAGCGGCGGCTGTCTGAATGGCGCAGAACTCTGGCGTCGCCTCCGCGCCGACGGTTTCCGTGGCAGTCTCCGGGTCGTCAGCGAGTGGGCAACACGCCAACGTCGCGCCGAGCAAGCGGTGCCAAATGGGACAGGCAAGTCACCGCCCGCCCGCAGGATTGCGGCGCTCCTGACCATGGGCCGAGATCACCTGTCCAGGGCCGATGCGGTTCAGGTCGCGCGGATCGAAGCGGCGTTGCCAGCCTTGGCGACCGCCCGCGCGCTCACCGACCGGTTCACGGACATGGTGCGCAACGCGCGGGGGGATGCTTTGGCCGCTTGGCTCGACGAGGCCGAAGCCAGCATGATCGCGCCCTTCGCCTGCGGCCTCCGGAGCGATTGCGCCGCCGTTGCAGCCGCGCTGCGGGAACCATGGTCAAACGGGCAGACCGAGGGCCAGATCAACCGGCTGAAGACGCTGAAACGCCAGATGTACGGGCGCGCCAACATCGATCTGCTCAGGGCGCGCCTCGTCGCAGCATCATGA
- a CDS encoding TolC family protein, which yields MSKPHNALLACGLVMLTACAPPDTASLAPASPDAPPPGQSGFLLAPDSRVMADAAPRPSAQPGQTYALATLIDMAQRNNPETRAAWERTRQAAAAVGLVEASYLPQISAQILTGWQRAEGAGIEDGLGLLPQGNVTGDIGVTTASVSVRWLLFDFGRRDAARAGAEELSFAANVAFTGVHQLLIHNVTQAYYDLQAAQAREGIQRARLSAAHEIAAMAQARRAQELATVTEEAQAGQLVSQARFDLTRAEAETAAANVRLATLTGLSPATRIGINPGDTLALPARPPAELNRFLADTLSRRPDLQAAFARARASEANVALVEASFRPQIVASAALGHRWTSGQLSDDRVPVGLDHASDRDFGRVFVGVNIPIWDGNARAMRLEAAQADHNAALAQAEYLRSSAEGEIIAAYEALKAALAANQAAGDLVRTSRVTYDAARSMADQGLLTVREVDTALRLLYDAQIAEVEARHSIRSSAAMLAFASGQIAGG from the coding sequence ATGTCCAAGCCGCATAATGCCCTTCTGGCCTGCGGGCTGGTCATGCTGACAGCCTGCGCGCCGCCGGATACCGCGTCGCTGGCCCCGGCCTCGCCTGATGCGCCGCCGCCGGGGCAGAGCGGGTTCCTGCTAGCCCCGGACAGCCGGGTCATGGCCGATGCCGCGCCGCGCCCAAGCGCGCAGCCCGGCCAGACCTATGCCTTGGCGACATTGATCGATATGGCGCAGCGCAACAATCCCGAGACCCGCGCCGCATGGGAGCGGACGCGGCAGGCCGCCGCCGCGGTCGGGCTGGTCGAGGCGAGCTATCTGCCGCAGATCTCGGCGCAGATCCTCACCGGCTGGCAGCGTGCCGAAGGGGCGGGGATCGAGGACGGGCTGGGGCTTTTGCCGCAGGGCAATGTCACCGGCGATATCGGAGTGACCACGGCATCGGTCTCGGTCCGCTGGCTTTTGTTCGACTTTGGCCGCCGCGATGCTGCCCGCGCCGGGGCCGAAGAGCTGTCCTTTGCCGCCAATGTCGCCTTCACCGGCGTGCATCAACTTCTGATCCACAATGTCACGCAGGCCTATTACGACCTGCAGGCGGCGCAGGCGCGCGAGGGCATCCAGCGCGCCCGTCTGAGCGCCGCGCACGAGATCGCCGCCATGGCGCAGGCGCGGCGCGCGCAGGAGCTGGCGACCGTCACCGAAGAGGCGCAGGCCGGGCAACTGGTCTCGCAGGCGCGCTTTGACCTGACCCGCGCCGAGGCGGAAACCGCCGCCGCCAACGTCCGGCTGGCCACCCTGACCGGACTGTCGCCCGCGACACGCATCGGCATCAATCCGGGCGACACGCTGGCCCTGCCCGCGCGGCCCCCGGCCGAGCTGAACCGCTTCCTTGCCGATACGCTCTCGCGCCGCCCCGATCTGCAGGCCGCCTTTGCCCGCGCCCGCGCCAGCGAGGCGAATGTGGCCTTGGTCGAGGCTTCGTTCCGGCCGCAGATCGTCGCCAGCGCCGCGCTCGGCCATCGCTGGACCTCGGGGCAACTGAGCGATGACCGGGTGCCGGTCGGGCTGGACCATGCCAGCGACCGCGATTTCGGCAGGGTCTTTGTCGGCGTGAACATCCCGATCTGGGACGGCAATGCCCGCGCCATGCGGCTTGAGGCGGCGCAGGCCGACCACAATGCCGCTCTGGCGCAGGCCGAATACCTGCGCAGCAGCGCAGAGGGTGAAATCATCGCCGCCTATGAGGCGCTGAAGGCGGCTTTGGCCGCCAATCAGGCGGCGGGTGATCTGGTCCGCACCTCGCGTGTGACCTATGACGCCGCACGCTCGATGGCCGATCAGGGGTTGCTGACAGTGCGCGAGGTCGATACGGCGCTGCGCCTGCTCTATGATGCGCAGATCGCCGAGGTCGAGGCGCGTCATTCCATCCGATCATCGGCCGCGATGCTGGCCTTTGCCAGCGGCCAGATCGCGGGAGGTTGA